The following proteins are encoded in a genomic region of Corallococcus soli:
- a CDS encoding DNA internalization-related competence protein ComEC/Rec2: protein MVRYVWRDLGTRPLFFPALSLTLGALWATGTGSADGVFLLCALCLGLVGTALGPLPGAHLAVLLALVLTGAGLSGFEARVEVPPALADGGRAVLEGELERVDRFDGATRLRLAVARAGPATGPEVAARFRASLSGRSGELDLHPGQRLRVEASLVPDAPPSNPGERDFASARRRQGVAFTGGFVPGRLLVLSPAPAWRLALEDVRGRLGQAVRRVAPSPDAAALFLTLAAGQRADLDDAWEEAFSRAGLAHVLSVSGLHVAALALMTLALLRRVLVRLGGRWRSLEARRVAAPAAVPFVWAYVLFTGTQAPAVRSAVMATAVLLGLGLWRRADGLNGLSLAALVLVAWTPSSVVDLSLRLSFLAVLGLVLLSPALREALPLARPDPAEPRRLKRWAAQVRETVAQTLCASAAATLVGLPVVATAFGRVSLAGLVSNIVALPLCGVLTGLAAGGAALFVVLPGLATPVLWAGAWASELLLGLTRGFASVPFAAVEVPGLGPLLAFTYAAGLACWALGSGRWRYAGVLTPLAVLGAVLLPALAPEPALRITFLSVGQGDAVVLRSRGQHALVDAGGVPEGADTGERFVLPFLKDQGVSRLDLAVLSHPHPDHALGLVSTLAQVPTQRLWLSAGTTDGPLSRRVVAAARGAQVEEVQVGRPPFTLGEATLEVLGPPVDRELMEGANDRSVVLRVRHGDVTVLLAGDVEEEGEAALGEAVGEVTVLKVPHHGSRTSSTAPLLARTRPRHAVFCVGRRNRYGFPHPEVEARYRALGTECWRTDRDGAITLESDGKDVRLVSFLPHVEGVPLPIAASGKQTHRSADDLR, encoded by the coding sequence TTGGTTCGTTATGTGTGGCGCGACCTGGGCACGCGTCCTTTGTTCTTTCCGGCGCTGAGCCTCACGCTCGGCGCCCTCTGGGCAACCGGAACAGGGAGCGCCGACGGGGTATTTCTCCTCTGCGCGCTTTGTCTGGGACTGGTGGGGACGGCCCTCGGTCCATTGCCCGGAGCCCATCTGGCGGTGCTCCTGGCCCTAGTCCTCACCGGCGCGGGTCTTTCCGGTTTTGAGGCACGGGTGGAGGTTCCCCCGGCGCTGGCGGACGGTGGCCGCGCGGTGCTGGAGGGGGAACTGGAGCGCGTGGACCGCTTCGACGGGGCCACCCGCCTGCGGCTCGCGGTGGCCAGGGCGGGCCCGGCCACGGGTCCGGAGGTGGCCGCCCGCTTCCGCGCGAGCCTCTCCGGCCGGAGTGGGGAGCTGGACCTGCACCCCGGGCAGCGGCTCCGGGTGGAGGCCTCGCTGGTGCCGGACGCGCCCCCGTCCAATCCGGGGGAGCGGGACTTCGCGTCTGCGCGGCGGCGGCAGGGCGTGGCCTTCACGGGGGGCTTCGTCCCGGGGCGCCTGCTGGTGCTCTCCCCTGCCCCGGCGTGGCGGCTGGCCCTGGAGGACGTCCGGGGCCGGCTGGGACAGGCGGTGCGGCGGGTGGCACCCTCGCCCGACGCGGCGGCGCTGTTCCTCACGCTGGCGGCCGGGCAGCGCGCGGACCTGGATGACGCCTGGGAGGAGGCGTTCTCGCGGGCGGGGCTCGCGCACGTGCTCAGCGTCAGCGGGCTGCACGTCGCGGCGCTGGCCCTGATGACGCTGGCGCTCCTGCGGCGGGTCCTGGTGCGGCTGGGAGGACGGTGGCGCTCGCTGGAGGCCCGGCGGGTGGCGGCCCCGGCGGCGGTGCCCTTCGTCTGGGCCTACGTGCTCTTCACGGGGACCCAGGCCCCGGCGGTGCGCTCGGCGGTGATGGCCACGGCGGTGTTGCTGGGGCTGGGGCTGTGGCGGCGCGCGGACGGGCTCAATGGCCTGTCGCTCGCGGCCCTCGTGCTGGTGGCGTGGACGCCTTCCAGCGTGGTGGACCTGTCGCTCCGGCTGTCGTTCCTCGCGGTGCTGGGGCTGGTGCTGCTGTCCCCCGCGCTGCGCGAGGCCCTGCCCCTGGCCAGGCCCGACCCCGCCGAGCCCCGCCGGCTGAAGCGCTGGGCGGCGCAGGTGAGGGAGACGGTGGCGCAGACGCTGTGCGCCAGCGCCGCGGCGACGCTGGTGGGCCTGCCCGTGGTGGCGACGGCGTTCGGGCGCGTGAGCCTGGCGGGGCTCGTGTCCAACATCGTCGCCCTGCCCCTGTGTGGCGTGCTCACGGGGCTCGCGGCCGGAGGCGCGGCGCTCTTCGTCGTGCTCCCCGGACTGGCCACCCCGGTGCTGTGGGCGGGCGCGTGGGCGTCGGAGCTGCTGCTGGGGCTGACGCGGGGCTTCGCTTCGGTGCCCTTCGCCGCGGTGGAGGTGCCCGGGCTGGGGCCGCTGCTCGCCTTCACGTACGCGGCGGGGCTTGCGTGCTGGGCGCTGGGTTCGGGGCGCTGGCGGTACGCGGGAGTGCTCACGCCCCTGGCCGTGCTGGGCGCCGTGCTGCTTCCCGCGCTCGCCCCGGAGCCCGCGCTGCGCATCACGTTCCTGTCGGTGGGTCAGGGGGACGCGGTGGTGCTGCGCTCCCGGGGCCAGCATGCGCTGGTGGACGCGGGCGGCGTGCCGGAGGGCGCGGACACCGGCGAGCGCTTCGTGCTGCCCTTCCTCAAGGACCAGGGGGTGTCCCGGCTGGACCTCGCGGTGCTGTCACACCCGCACCCCGACCATGCGCTCGGGCTGGTGTCCACGCTGGCGCAGGTGCCCACCCAGCGGCTGTGGCTGTCTGCGGGGACCACCGACGGGCCCCTCTCCCGGCGCGTCGTGGCGGCGGCCCGGGGCGCGCAGGTGGAGGAGGTCCAGGTGGGGCGGCCCCCGTTCACCCTGGGCGAGGCGACGCTGGAGGTGCTGGGGCCTCCGGTGGACCGGGAGCTGATGGAGGGCGCGAACGACCGGAGCGTGGTGCTGCGCGTGCGCCATGGCGACGTCACCGTGCTGCTCGCGGGCGACGTGGAGGAGGAAGGCGAGGCCGCGCTCGGGGAGGCCGTGGGTGAGGTCACCGTCCTGAAGGTGCCGCACCATGGCTCGCGCACCTCCTCCACCGCGCCGCTGCTGGCCCGGACGCGGCCCCGGCACGCCGTGTTCTGCGTGGGCCGGCGCAACCGGTACGGCTTTCCCCATCCGGAGGTGGAGGCGCGCTACCGGGCCCTGGGCACCGAGTGCTGGCGCACCGACCGGGATGGCGCCATCACCCTGGAGAGCGACGGCAAGGACGTCCGCCTGGTGTCCTTCCTGCCGCACGTCGAAGGGGTCCCCCTCCCCATTGCGGCAAGTGGGAAGCAGACCCACCGTAGCGCCGATGATCTCCGATGA
- a CDS encoding CarD family transcriptional regulator, protein MQTSFKTGDKAVYPGQGVGEVMGIEHTEVAGQRQSFYVLRILENGMRIMIPINKVGSVGLREIISEEDVKQVYSILREKDISVDSTTWNRRYREYMEKIKTGSVFEIAEVLRDLYLLKGDKDLSFGERKMLDTARSLLIKELSLAKDCTEEEVESDLKKIFNLA, encoded by the coding sequence GTGCAGACCAGCTTCAAGACTGGTGACAAGGCGGTTTATCCGGGCCAGGGCGTCGGCGAGGTGATGGGCATCGAGCACACCGAGGTCGCCGGGCAGCGCCAGTCGTTCTACGTGCTGCGCATCTTGGAGAACGGGATGCGGATCATGATCCCCATCAACAAGGTCGGTTCCGTCGGCCTTCGGGAGATCATCAGCGAGGAGGACGTCAAGCAGGTCTATTCCATCCTCCGTGAGAAGGACATCTCGGTCGATTCGACGACGTGGAACCGTCGCTATCGCGAGTACATGGAGAAGATCAAGACGGGCTCCGTCTTCGAGATCGCCGAAGTGCTGCGCGACCTGTACCTGCTCAAGGGTGACAAGGACCTGTCGTTCGGCGAGCGCAAGATGCTCGACACGGCGCGCTCGCTGCTCATCAAGGAGCTGTCGCTGGCCAAGGACTGCACCGAGGAAGAGGTCGAGTCCGACCTGAAGAAGATCTTCAACCTCGCCTGA
- a CDS encoding FHA domain-containing protein produces the protein MAPPNPKRPPRPPRPPGQQATKEDPAEELPFDDDEVAPLQADDPRPQRVPQYPAGSRRVKRRGPGERSKSDRELSPRYDWQKEYSDPGLAPAFLYVERGPGAGQLVPLHQGSITLGRSSTSDLRLQHASISRRHAQLTRRGNAFAVRDLGSQNGTFVNRSRIKGEVEIQPGDELSLGNAMLRLRGSGPSPAVIKTTLDPIRTRAGKRPVGVVVVALAAAVVGSAVAAVISLVAMRMTETSPARSATSAKGAGTPAPAKEVQAVGAGTGGESPGPQPSGVAVPSATGERAVDVKAGLAAPASGVTDAVPTQPTSLKNGEAPSATGIARDEHGASAPASAADIARGQREGTSAAKASETLSATDIARGQREAPPVTKAGETLSAADIARGQREAPTAAKATETPSATDIAKGQRGTSAKAVAHDPEAPDVARGTAQASAGPRATGRKPLGDGAPGNGPPGALTRENILSRYESGDVAGALAQARRANLPQLVQQLTRFQTAESAARAALAQQDPPRALDALLAAVRLDQELSQGWSRQGIELRRQLAGLYVRSGLDAVRASRWAEARGAFNEALKHDASNAQARAQLAALDGQGSPPGP, from the coding sequence ATGGCTCCGCCGAATCCCAAGCGTCCACCGCGCCCTCCCCGCCCGCCGGGGCAGCAGGCGACCAAGGAGGACCCGGCGGAGGAGCTCCCGTTCGACGACGACGAGGTGGCGCCCCTCCAGGCGGATGATCCGCGGCCCCAGCGCGTGCCGCAGTATCCGGCGGGCTCCCGGCGGGTGAAGCGGCGTGGGCCGGGCGAGCGCTCGAAGTCCGACCGCGAGCTGTCGCCCCGGTACGACTGGCAGAAGGAGTACTCGGATCCGGGTCTGGCGCCCGCGTTCCTGTACGTGGAGCGGGGCCCGGGCGCGGGGCAGCTCGTGCCGCTGCACCAAGGCTCCATCACGCTGGGGCGCTCGTCCACGTCCGACCTGCGGCTCCAGCACGCGTCCATCAGCCGGCGCCATGCGCAGCTCACCCGGCGCGGCAACGCGTTCGCGGTGCGCGACCTGGGCAGCCAGAACGGCACGTTCGTCAACCGCTCGCGCATCAAGGGCGAGGTGGAGATCCAACCCGGAGACGAGCTGAGCCTGGGCAACGCCATGCTGCGCCTGCGCGGCTCGGGCCCGTCTCCGGCGGTCATCAAGACCACGTTGGATCCCATCCGGACGCGCGCCGGGAAGCGTCCGGTGGGGGTCGTCGTCGTGGCGCTGGCGGCGGCCGTCGTGGGCTCGGCGGTGGCGGCGGTGATCAGCCTGGTGGCCATGCGGATGACGGAGACGTCACCGGCGCGGAGCGCGACGTCCGCGAAGGGCGCGGGTACGCCGGCTCCGGCGAAGGAGGTCCAGGCCGTCGGGGCGGGCACCGGCGGGGAGTCCCCGGGTCCACAGCCGTCCGGCGTCGCGGTGCCTTCCGCCACCGGGGAACGGGCCGTGGACGTGAAGGCGGGCCTGGCGGCCCCGGCCTCCGGCGTGACGGACGCCGTGCCCACGCAGCCCACGTCCTTGAAGAATGGCGAGGCGCCCAGCGCGACCGGAATTGCTCGCGACGAGCACGGTGCATCCGCGCCGGCCAGCGCGGCGGACATCGCCCGGGGGCAGCGGGAGGGCACTTCTGCCGCGAAGGCCAGCGAGACGCTCAGCGCGACGGACATCGCCCGGGGACAGCGGGAGGCCCCCCCTGTCACCAAGGCCGGCGAGACGCTCAGCGCGGCGGACATCGCCCGGGGACAGCGGGAAGCCCCCACTGCCGCCAAGGCCACCGAGACGCCCTCCGCTACGGACATCGCCAAGGGGCAGCGCGGCACCTCCGCGAAGGCCGTGGCTCACGACCCCGAGGCGCCGGACGTTGCTCGCGGCACTGCCCAGGCATCGGCGGGGCCCCGGGCGACCGGACGGAAGCCCCTGGGAGACGGCGCCCCGGGGAATGGCCCTCCGGGCGCGCTCACTCGCGAGAACATCCTCTCGCGCTATGAGTCCGGCGACGTCGCGGGGGCCCTGGCCCAGGCACGGCGCGCGAACCTCCCGCAGTTGGTGCAGCAGCTCACCCGGTTCCAGACCGCCGAGTCCGCCGCCCGGGCCGCGCTGGCCCAGCAGGACCCGCCCCGGGCACTCGACGCGCTCCTGGCCGCCGTGCGCCTGGACCAGGAGCTGTCCCAGGGATGGAGCCGCCAGGGAATCGAGCTGCGCCGGCAGTTGGCCGGGCTCTACGTGCGCTCGGGCCTGGACGCCGTCCGCGCAAGCCGCTGGGCCGAAGCGCGCGGGGCCTTCAACGAGGCCCTGAAGCACGACGCAAGCAACGCCCAGGCCCGCGCCCAGCTGGCGGCGCTCGACGGCCAGGGCAGCCCGCCGGGGCCGTAG